CGAGTCATCTGTTTTGACTTGTACTTTTGAATCATATTCCCTGAGGTTAAAAAAAGCAGCGATTTCGCCATGGAATGATTAAACATTTGCAGCAAAGCTGCAGTGAACCCAAGAACGCCTCCAATCCCAATTGCCACGGCAATTATGCCCATATGTTCAATGGTAGAAAAAGCCAACATCCGTTTTAAATCTTGCTGCACCATTATAAATGGAAAAGCCACAGCAATGGATAAGAGGCCAAAGCCGATAAATAAATGTCGGATAACATCCCCGCTTATCGTATGCTCCGCAATGACAGCAAAACGAATCAAAACAAGTAAAGCACAATTCAGAAGAACTCCAGATAACACGGCGCTGATGGGCGAAGGCGCTTGACTATGTGCATCCGGCAACCAAAAGTGCAGCGGCGCAAAACCAATCTTGGTTCCCAACCCAACAATTAGAAACACAAAAGACAAGCTAACCATTGAAGGCTGAAGCTTAATGCTTGGATCCTTGAGAAAAGACCAGTTTAGAACCTCTGGAGATGTGCCAAGTGTATTGACTACCGACGAATAGAGGAGAATAACTCCTAGAAGAGCAATCGCGATTCCTGCTCCACAAATCATTAAATATTTCCATGCGGCTTCAAGTGCCTCTCCTTTTCGGTAAAGAGCCACTAGAAATGCCGAAACAATCGTGGTTGCTTCGATACCAACCCAAAGCAGTCCCATATTATTAACGACACAAACCATCAGCATTGAGGCAATAAATAGGTGATACCAAAAGTAATACTGCCGAAGCTGTTTCTGATCGATGACTCCTTCATGATATTCATTCCGGATATATCCGATCGAGTTTAGGGCTGCGGTCCATCCGATGATGGCAACAATCGCAATAACGATGGAACCTAGAGCATCCACATAAAAAAATTGGTTAGTATTACTACTTACCGTTCCTCCTACTGCCACTTCACATACCAGCCAAATGGCCAATATGGAAGTGATGCTACTCCCTACAAGATGAACCCATTCGATAACCCGAATTTTTTTCAGAAAAAAACACAACAACGCCGTAACTGTAGGTATAATCAATGTCCATAACGGTAACATGTTCATCACCCCTTTAACTTTCTCAGCCAATCTGTACTAATACTCTTGAAGGTTTGATCCATTCGATAGCTAAGGAGACTAATCAAAATAACAGATACAAAGACATCTAAAAAGATACCAATGTCCACCATAAACGGCATCCCTCCTGAAGCCGAAAGAGCAAACAGAAATAAACCGTTTTCGATTACAATTAGACCAATCCCTTGCATAATTGCTTTTTTATGAGTGATCATTACAAACAATCCAATAAGTAACATGGAGATGGCATTGGGTAAATAAGGATGTCCAGAATCCGACATGATAACACCTAGCGGTTTAGTAATAACATAACTGAAAACAACGAGACCAGCTGCACTTAAAAGTGAAATTTCTCGCCCGATAAACTTGTCAGTTTCTCGCTTTATGTACATTTTTCGCATCGTTGAATCGAGGATGCTAGGGATGACGATTGCTTTTACCACAATCGTAAGTATAGCCATAATGTACATATCCACCTCTCCTGTTTCCCATGCCAATAGAAAGCCGGTAATCCCTAGAAAGAAGGACTGTAACGACAGGATTTTAATGGCGGTTCTGATCGACTTCAACCAGACCAACAGAAGGCTTGAGACAACTAACATCACCGACGTTTCCAAGAAAAGGTTCATCTGTTTTTATCCCCTTACAACAAATATTCGGTAATAAGTGAAAAGAATGATAATAAAAAGGCAGCTGCTAATAATCTTGGAACTTTAAATAAGCGCATTTTAGCATTGGCTATTTCGATACAGGCCATGATCAAACCAACACCAAACATCTTTAAAAAGAATAGGAGCGGTCCCGTAAGGAGGGCCCACCCTCCAGTGGACACGTTTGGCCCCCAGGGAATACATAAATCAATAAACAGCGTAAATAATGCGGCCTGCTTGATCCAAGCGCTCCACATAAGTAAGGCTAATGGTTTACCTGAGTATTCAAGCAAGGGCCCTTCATGAATCATGGTCAATTCAAGGTGTGTATCAGGATTATCCACTGGAACTCTTCCTGTCTCAGTTACAAGAAGGATTACAAATGCAACGAGTATCATAAAATAAGCTGGTGAAATAGGTAGTCCTATCTCCAAAAGATGTGCAATGATAGCGGAGAGATTGGTCGTTTTAGCAGGAAGGGCTGTACCTAATATTGTAATAAACAACACTGGCTCTGCTAGCGAGGAAATAAACAAATCCCGACTCGCACCTTGTGCACCAAAGGAACTTCCAGTATCAACAGCTGACATACTAATAAAGAACCGGGATAAAGCAAACAGGTAAATAATGAGGACAATATCCCCAGTAAAAGAATATAAAGTTTGATGAACAAACGCAGGAATAAGTGCCGATGCAGTAAGAGTCGCACCAAAAACAATATAGGGTGTAACCAAGAAAATCCACGAAGCGTTCTTAGATACGAATGAGTCTTTGTGCATGTACTTATATAGATCAAAGTACGGTTGAAGAAGACGTGGTCCTACTCTACCTTGCAGTAATGCTTTCGATTTCTTAATTGCTCCTGTAAGAAGCGGGGCAATCAATAAAATGGACAAAAATTGTATAATTTGCAAGATAATCGATACCATCCGCTCACTACCTTCCCATTACCCAAATAAGCATGAATACCAGTGTCGCAAGTAAATACAGTAAATAACTTTGCACAATTCCGTTTTGAATCTTCCGGAAAATATTTGCTCCTGCAACAAGTAAATTCATGATTGGTTTATATAAAAAATCTTCTATAATCAGTGGAATTCGACTAACATATGTATACCCTCGGACAAAGTAGGGATTTCGAGGGTTTTTGTCAGTAATGAGACTGCGCGACGACTTCATCAACAGTCGAAAAGCGACACGGACAGGTTTACTGAAACCACTAGCCGTATAAGTCATTCGCGGAACTAGAGTGATCCCACAGGCCCATGTTTCTCCTCGAATGGTTTTTGTCTTGCCACCAATAAATTGTGTAATTGCCCACGCAATCAACAATCCACATAGAATCATAAGCACTGTTGTCCCAATCGATATTTTACTAAATCCGGTACTTACCATCGCTGGGGTAATGGAAAAAGAAGGAATGGAAGAACCCCCTACAAGTGCCTTTATTGTTTTTTGAATTACACCAAATATCACAAAAGGAATAACGCCTAAAAGGATACAGGCTGCAGACAAGATTCCCATTCCAATGAGCATAGGACGGGGTACTTCATGTGCTTGCTCAGCCATATTCGAACGTGGAAGTGCCAGAAATGTCATAGAAAAGAAACGAATAAATAAAAATGCAACCAATGCGCCGACCATTGCCAATACAGCAATCATAAGCGCCCCAAATAAATGCATTGCGATACTGTTACCAAAAAATCCTAGAGTAAAGATGGATTGAAACAGCATCCACTCACTGATGAAACCATTCATCGGTGGCATTGCAGCAACTGATAATGAACCGATTAGCATGAACAATGCTGTCCAAGGCATTCGTCTGATTAAACCGCCGAGCAGATTCATGTTCTTCGTATGACATTCCATAAGAACGGCGCCTGCCCCCATAAACAAAAGGCTCTTAAACAAAGCATGATTGATTAAATGGTACAAGACAGCAAGCAATGCGAACGAAGCTAATAACGGTTGTCCTTTTGATAGGAAAATCAATGCAATCCCAATTCCTATGAACATCAATCCCATATTTTCGATACTGCTATAAGCAAGCATCTGTTTCTGATCAATCTTTCCCAATGCATGCAATACACCAAATAGAGCGGTATTTCCTCCAATAACAATGACGGCAATTCCCCACCAAAGCGGTCCTGATTGCAAAAACTGCATCGTAATTAGGAGAAAACCGTAAATGGCAGTTTTAATCATAACACCAGACATTAAAGCGGATATATGACTTGGTGCACTAGGATGTGCCCTCGGCAACCAGATATGCATTGGTACAAGTCCCGCTTTGGTTCCAAAACCAATCAGAGCACAGATAAAGACCCAAGATTGAGCCGACTGTGGCAAATGGATATGGTTCATTTGTTGAAATTCATAACTACCACTGTAATAATGAAGAATAAAAAAGGCGATCGTCAAAAAAACGGTTCCGATATGGGTCATAATTACATAAATTAATCCAGCCTTTTGCACTTCAGGCTTTTCATGTTCATAGATTACAAGAAAGTATGAAATAACAGACATGACTTCCCAAGCTATTAAAAAAGTAAAAATGCTTCCGGCCATAACAACACCAGCCATAGCCATAATAAAAATCAACATTCCAGCGTTCAACAACGACACTGATTTACGTCCCCTATATTCCGATACATACCCGATGGCATATATAGTCACAATCAATCCAATAACACCAACAATGAGAAGAAAAAAAGCTGAAAATGCATTGACTCTAAGTTCGATATTGGTAAAAGAAAAAACCCCCCGAAACAAGGTGGCTGTTAGCGTCTTTTCTGTGAGTCCTAAAATCCCCCCTGCAATAAGACCAACATTTGCGATTATTGAGCAGGTATTAGCGATTAGTCCGCTGATAAGAGCATTTTTGTGAAAGAGAATTGACATAACCGCGCCTGTAGCAAATAGGGTTATTGACCCTACAAAAATAATAAGTTGCCACGATTCTTCCAAAATATATATCACTCCCACCTTAGTACTACTACAAAAAATAGGTATGTATGTAAGAAAAAATTGTAAAATAATTGATTAAGTAGCCCGATTGATTTTGGCTGTTTTCGCATAGATTGTTGTTTTACGTACAAATGGACATAGCCCGTATAAATCTTAGTATCGTGCTCTTTTCACTCTCAACTTGACCATAATATATTCCGTAAAACTTGTAAGAATCTGCAAATTAGCAGCGAATAACAACAAAGTTTGAGAAAAAGCCTTGATTTTAGAAGAAATGGAAAAACTAATTTACTAACAAACTTCTAGCTTTGATTAGGTGTTCCAAATGAACTTGAAATTCCGACTAAACCCAAGAACATTCCCCCTAGAATTTAATAGTAGAATACCTATATTTTGACATAATATAGCGAAGATTGCGAGATTTGTTTTTACCCAACTTTTAAATTTGTTTTATACACATTTCCAACCTTTTTATGTTAAAAAATCTACTATAGAAAAGGGATAGAATTAGTCCAAAATGTATTTTTTAACTAATCTACTTCCGAAACCTGAAGTTTGAAAAATGCGCCTCTACGAATAGCAGAAACGCACCTTTAAATGAACGAATGGAAATAAAATAAATTCAGGGAAAATATTACTTTTTATCATCACTTTTCATATTTTTCATTTCTTTATTACTCATATTCATTTTCTTTTTACCCGTTTGTTGTGTTTGTTTATCATCCATTTTTTTGCCACTACTTTGTGCATTTGAGCAGCCAACTACTCCGACTAATAATAAAGAAGCCATTAAGCTTACTATTATTTTCTTATTCAAAGTTCAATCACCCCCATAAAAAAATTGAAAAAATTAATAAAAACGACAGATTTTACCTTACAGTATAAATTTGCAGAAATTAAGGATTTTTTTCTTTAAAAGAATATTATTTATTACCCTTTTACCCATAAAAAAAACCTAATCGAAAAATTTTCCGATTAGGTTTTTTTTATATAAATTCTTATTAGCTAAAAAAAGACTGATATTAACTTGCTTTTCTTAACTTTCTAAATTGACTTCGTGATAATACAGTCCGTTCTAAACGATGCCCCACTATTCCTGCTAAAATTGCTAGAAAAATATCTTTAGGGAGAGGAACGACCATCCATAACCAAGCCATTTTATAGGTAAATCCTTCTGGCGCAGAACTCCAAAATTTATAAGCAACGTACATCAAATTTGTGCCCATAACATAATTGATGACCAAGCCAATTAATGCGGCGAAAATAAATACTCCAACTGTTTTTTTCATTTTTTCAATTATGTAGCCAGTAGCAAATGCAGTAAAAATAAAGGAAATAATAAAACCGAATGTAGGGCTAATAATAGTCCCCAGACCAGCTCCAAATTTTGCAAATACAGGAACTCCCACTAATCCCACTAGAGCGTAAACAGTCATTGATATAGCTCCTAAGCGACTACCAAGGACCACTCCAGCTAAAATGGCAAAAAATGTTTGTAGTGTTATCGGTACTCCCCCAATTACTAAAAAAGGTGCAATAGATGTGATATTAGCACCAACTGTCATTAAAGCGACAAACATGGCGGCTAGTGTAATTTCAGTCGTTCTTAGCTTCATAAATACTACCTCCAAAATATTTTATCTAAATTAAGAATAATAGGTGAACACGGTTTGTGTCAACTAGAAATTAAATTTAGTTTACATATAAAATCTTTTATCTTTATGATTTCATTCATTTTAAAGCTTTTTTATCTGAAATCAGGAAAAGTTCCTCCCTACTAGTAAACACAACAAAAGCCTAAGCAGTAGAAAATCTGCCTAGGCTTTTAGTTGCTATTTATGACAAAAGTAAAAGGAACCAGCAACTTTTGCTGATTCCCTTATCATATTTTAAAAAACGCAACAGATTATCCGCGTCTTCCGCCTCTACCGCCTCGTTTTGTTTCAGTACTACGTTTAAGGGTAGATAAATTCTCTTCACTTGCCTTTAAAAATTTAGCCATTTTATCTTCAAAATTTTCCTTAGGTTTGAAATTGCCTTTTGAACGGCTATCAACCCTTCCCTGGCGTGGCGGGCGTTGAGAATAAGAAGAAGTTTGACCTTCAGGCTTATCGATAGCTTTCTTGATTGATAAGGCTGTTTTTCCTTCCTTCTCACTAATCACTTTTACTAAAATCATATCGCCTACTTTGAGATGGTCATTAACATCTTTTACATAGCTATCTGCAACCTCGCTGATATGCACAAGACCAGTTGTTCCTCCTGGTAATTCAACGAATGCTCCAAAATTTGTGATACCTGTTACTTTTCCTGTTACTTTGCTGCCTATTTCAACTGACATAAAAATAATGTTCCCCCTCAATACTGTTAAAAACAATTTATTATAACAATTTTAGGGTAATGATATCAACTATCCAGTAGTTTTTCAATATAAATTCAACAGATTGGCAAATATTGAGTAATTCCAATAAAGTAGGATTGCACAAAATTCTTATTTTATTTATCTGTTAAGGTATCAATAATATTTTTCCGGAGCTTTTTCTGCTTTCAAGTAATTTGTGTGCTTCAACGCCATCTTTTAATGAAAAAATTGTAGGTTCATTTATTTTAATTTGCTTATTCAATATCATTTCAAAAAGTTGATTGGCACGATTACGCCTTTCTGAAAGAGATGTGAGTACATTCCAAAGGTCTCCACCTGTAATGGTTTTTGAGGTATCCATCAACATCCTTGGATCTATAGGTTCAGGATCTCCTCCTGACATGCCGAAAAACACTACCGTTCCTCCAATTTTAGTTGCGGCAAAACTAGATGATATTGTAGAACCCACAGATTCATATACAACGTCTACACCTCGCCCATCAGTCATTTCAAGTACCTTTTCTACCCATTCATCATTATATAAGAATACTTCATCACAACCTACCTTTTTTGCTACTTTTGCCTTTATTGAAGAAGATGTAAGCCCGATAACCCTTCCCCCAGAAAGCTTGACAATTTGAATTAAGAGTTGACCAACCCCACCTGCTGACGCATGAATGAGAACTGTATCACCAGTTTTCACCTTGTAACTATCATTTGTTAAATAGTGTGCTGTTAATCCTTGCAACAGGACAGAAGTTGCTGTTTGAAAAGAAATGTCATTTGGAATAGGGATTGCTTTTTCCTGTGGAACTGCTACTAACTCTGCATTGGCAAAGGGTACATCTGCAAAGGCAATTCTGTCCCCCACTTTTATATCTTTAACGTTGATACCTACTTGTTCAACTATTCCGGATCCTTCGAATCCTAAGATATATGGTGGATCCCCAACTAAATGATAATTTCCCTTCCTTCTGTAGATATCAGCAAAATTTAAACCAATTGCCTTAGTTTTTACCAATATGTCATCTTGGCTACAGAAAGGAGTAGCTATTTCTTTATATTGTAGAACTTCAGGACCTCCAAATTTTTCAAAAACAAGTGCTTTCATATTTTTATTACCTCAATTTCATTATTAGATAAATACATTTTTGTGTGAAGAAAAGGGGCGAAGCTACGCTCGAAAGAATTGGAACAACCAATTCGTAATGAAAATTTAATCCTTCAGCATCGAATTAGTGAAGACCTACTTCGCTTACAGCTCCTTACTATGTTGGTTTAGTTCATTTACTAAGAGTCTTCTTCATTTTAAATGGTGGCGTGAAATGCCATATTCGTTTTGTATGTTATTTAATGTGCAATCTCTTTGCCATCGAGTCTAAAAAGATGGATTATTCTTTTTGTAAATAATAGAATAGATTTTTAGATTTCGCAATTTTAGAGGAGATCTTCAATTGTCTAGTCGGTTATACAGACACCTTTTGAAGCTGACCTCTAGATATTCACAATACAAAAAAAGCAGAGGACTCTGCCCCCGCCTACTAAATAACTATTATTTAAATTATTATTTTCCTTCACTAAAATCACTTTGGTTTACCTCTTTTTTTTCTGAAGCGATAGGCTTAGGAGATTCCATGCTAGTCATATTTTCAAGGGCTTTGCCTACTGTGGTTGTAACATTCAATTTATGTTC
The Neobacillus sp. PS3-40 genome window above contains:
- a CDS encoding NADH-quinone oxidoreductase subunit H; translated protein: MVSIILQIIQFLSILLIAPLLTGAIKKSKALLQGRVGPRLLQPYFDLYKYMHKDSFVSKNASWIFLVTPYIVFGATLTASALIPAFVHQTLYSFTGDIVLIIYLFALSRFFISMSAVDTGSSFGAQGASRDLFISSLAEPVLFITILGTALPAKTTNLSAIIAHLLEIGLPISPAYFMILVAFVILLVTETGRVPVDNPDTHLELTMIHEGPLLEYSGKPLALLMWSAWIKQAALFTLFIDLCIPWGPNVSTGGWALLTGPLLFFLKMFGVGLIMACIEIANAKMRLFKVPRLLAAAFLLSFFSLITEYLL
- a CDS encoding hydrogenase, with product MNLFLETSVMLVVSSLLLVWLKSIRTAIKILSLQSFFLGITGFLLAWETGEVDMYIMAILTIVVKAIVIPSILDSTMRKMYIKRETDKFIGREISLLSAAGLVVFSYVITKPLGVIMSDSGHPYLPNAISMLLIGLFVMITHKKAIMQGIGLIVIENGLFLFALSASGGMPFMVDIGIFLDVFVSVILISLLSYRMDQTFKSISTDWLRKLKG
- a CDS encoding proton-conducting transporter membrane subunit, which codes for MEESWQLIIFVGSITLFATGAVMSILFHKNALISGLIANTCSIIANVGLIAGGILGLTEKTLTATLFRGVFSFTNIELRVNAFSAFFLLIVGVIGLIVTIYAIGYVSEYRGRKSVSLLNAGMLIFIMAMAGVVMAGSIFTFLIAWEVMSVISYFLVIYEHEKPEVQKAGLIYVIMTHIGTVFLTIAFFILHYYSGSYEFQQMNHIHLPQSAQSWVFICALIGFGTKAGLVPMHIWLPRAHPSAPSHISALMSGVMIKTAIYGFLLITMQFLQSGPLWWGIAVIVIGGNTALFGVLHALGKIDQKQMLAYSSIENMGLMFIGIGIALIFLSKGQPLLASFALLAVLYHLINHALFKSLLFMGAGAVLMECHTKNMNLLGGLIRRMPWTALFMLIGSLSVAAMPPMNGFISEWMLFQSIFTLGFFGNSIAMHLFGALMIAVLAMVGALVAFLFIRFFSMTFLALPRSNMAEQAHEVPRPMLIGMGILSAACILLGVIPFVIFGVIQKTIKALVGGSSIPSFSITPAMVSTGFSKISIGTTVLMILCGLLIAWAITQFIGGKTKTIRGETWACGITLVPRMTYTASGFSKPVRVAFRLLMKSSRSLITDKNPRNPYFVRGYTYVSRIPLIIEDFLYKPIMNLLVAGANIFRKIQNGIVQSYLLYLLATLVFMLIWVMGR
- a CDS encoding quinone oxidoreductase, which gives rise to MKALVFEKFGGPEVLQYKEIATPFCSQDDILVKTKAIGLNFADIYRRKGNYHLVGDPPYILGFEGSGIVEQVGINVKDIKVGDRIAFADVPFANAELVAVPQEKAIPIPNDISFQTATSVLLQGLTAHYLTNDSYKVKTGDTVLIHASAGGVGQLLIQIVKLSGGRVIGLTSSSIKAKVAKKVGCDEVFLYNDEWVEKVLEMTDGRGVDVVYESVGSTISSSFAATKIGGTVVFFGMSGGDPEPIDPRMLMDTSKTITGGDLWNVLTSLSERRNRANQLFEMILNKQIKINEPTIFSLKDGVEAHKLLESRKSSGKILLIP
- a CDS encoding S1 domain-containing RNA-binding protein, coding for MSVEIGSKVTGKVTGITNFGAFVELPGGTTGLVHISEVADSYVKDVNDHLKVGDMILVKVISEKEGKTALSIKKAIDKPEGQTSSYSQRPPRQGRVDSRSKGNFKPKENFEDKMAKFLKASEENLSTLKRSTETKRGGRGGRRG
- a CDS encoding hydrogenase 4 subunit F; the encoded protein is MLPLWTLIIPTVTALLCFFLKKIRVIEWVHLVGSSITSILAIWLVCEVAVGGTVSSNTNQFFYVDALGSIVIAIVAIIGWTAALNSIGYIRNEYHEGVIDQKQLRQYYFWYHLFIASMLMVCVVNNMGLLWVGIEATTIVSAFLVALYRKGEALEAAWKYLMICGAGIAIALLGVILLYSSVVNTLGTSPEVLNWSFLKDPSIKLQPSMVSLSFVFLIVGLGTKIGFAPLHFWLPDAHSQAPSPISAVLSGVLLNCALLVLIRFAVIAEHTISGDVIRHLFIGFGLLSIAVAFPFIMVQQDLKRMLAFSTIEHMGIIAVAIGIGGVLGFTAALLQMFNHSMAKSLLFLTSGNMIQKYKSKQMTRITGGIKTMPITGFMLLVSSLAITGVPPLNLFTSEFSIISVGFSEGHPIVVSFMIAWLALIFGAMLFHISKMVFGTSRDKLAVGDLSRWSTLPLLLPFVFVVVFGVYIPPVISDLIHQAAIIMGG
- a CDS encoding biotin transporter BioY; translation: MKLRTTEITLAAMFVALMTVGANITSIAPFLVIGGVPITLQTFFAILAGVVLGSRLGAISMTVYALVGLVGVPVFAKFGAGLGTIISPTFGFIISFIFTAFATGYIIEKMKKTVGVFIFAALIGLVINYVMGTNLMYVAYKFWSSAPEGFTYKMAWLWMVVPLPKDIFLAILAGIVGHRLERTVLSRSQFRKLRKAS